The following are from one region of the Stanieria sp. NIES-3757 genome:
- a CDS encoding histidine triad protein: MSDTIFGKIIRREIPANIVYEDDLALAFKDVQPQAPTHILVIPKQPIPRLSDSSEADQSLLGHLLLTVKKVAKQAGLKNGYRVVINNGDDGGQSVDHLHFHILGDRQMQWPPG; encoded by the coding sequence ATGAGCGATACCATTTTTGGTAAGATTATCCGTCGGGAAATACCAGCAAATATTGTTTACGAAGATGATTTGGCTTTAGCTTTTAAAGATGTTCAGCCTCAAGCACCTACTCATATTCTCGTGATTCCCAAACAACCAATTCCTCGTCTATCAGATTCAAGCGAAGCAGACCAAAGTTTATTAGGTCATTTATTATTAACTGTAAAAAAAGTTGCCAAACAAGCAGGATTAAAAAATGGCTATCGAGTGGTAATTAATAATGGTGATGATGGCGGTCAATCGGTCGATCATTTACATTTCCATATTTTAGGCGATCGCCAGATGCAATGGCCACCAGGATAA
- a CDS encoding Mg chelatase, subunit ChlI: MLARVWSAAIIGINAIKVGVEVDVAGGLPKTVVVGLPDTAVQESRERVKAALKNSGFAFPLRNIIINLTPADLRKEGPSFDLPISVGILAASEQLDPQLLGDFLFLGEVSLDGTLRSVAGVLPIAAVAKELGITGLVVPQDNTQEAAVVKDLAVYGFSNLQAVVHFLNHPEKYQPVEVDAKTQFKYSDRYYPDLKDVKGQVFARRALEIAAAGGHNLIFAGPPGSGKTMLAKRLPGILPPLNFTEALEVSQIHSVAGLLKDKGSLITERPFRSPHHSASGPSLVGGGSFPRPGEISLAHRGVLFLDELTEFKRNVLEFLRQPLEDGYVSISRTRQSVVFPAQFTLIASTNPCPCGYFGDSIQPCTCSPRQREQYWAKLSGPLMDRIDLQVVVSRLKAEEMTKPIIGEDSQSVRARVMAARDRFAPRFQAETQISCNAHMQSHHLRQFCQLDEASSNLLEGAIRKLGLSARAMDRVLKVSRTIADLAGDEQIKSHHVAEAIQYRTLDRMQ, encoded by the coding sequence ATGCTTGCTAGGGTTTGGAGTGCAGCAATTATTGGCATTAATGCGATCAAAGTTGGGGTGGAAGTAGATGTTGCTGGCGGATTACCCAAAACCGTAGTTGTCGGTTTACCTGATACAGCAGTCCAAGAATCGCGAGAAAGAGTTAAAGCTGCCTTAAAAAATTCAGGTTTTGCTTTTCCGTTGCGGAATATTATTATTAATTTGACTCCTGCTGATTTAAGAAAAGAAGGACCCAGTTTCGATTTACCTATTAGTGTGGGAATTTTAGCTGCATCCGAACAATTAGATCCGCAGTTACTTGGAGATTTTTTATTTTTAGGTGAAGTTAGTCTCGATGGAACTTTGAGAAGTGTAGCAGGAGTTTTACCCATTGCAGCAGTAGCAAAGGAGTTGGGTATTACTGGTTTAGTAGTTCCCCAAGATAATACCCAAGAAGCAGCAGTAGTCAAAGATTTAGCAGTTTATGGTTTTTCTAACTTACAAGCAGTAGTTCATTTTCTCAACCATCCAGAAAAATACCAACCTGTCGAGGTAGATGCTAAAACTCAATTCAAGTATTCAGATCGATATTATCCCGATCTAAAAGATGTCAAAGGACAAGTTTTTGCTCGTCGTGCCTTAGAAATTGCAGCAGCAGGAGGACACAATTTAATTTTTGCTGGCCCTCCTGGGAGTGGTAAAACTATGCTAGCCAAACGGTTACCAGGTATTTTACCTCCGTTAAACTTTACTGAAGCTTTAGAAGTATCTCAAATTCATTCGGTAGCGGGATTATTAAAAGATAAAGGTTCTTTAATTACAGAGCGACCTTTTCGTAGCCCTCATCATTCGGCATCGGGACCTTCTTTAGTTGGTGGTGGTAGTTTTCCCCGTCCAGGAGAAATTTCTTTAGCTCACAGAGGAGTGCTTTTTCTGGACGAATTAACAGAATTTAAACGAAATGTCTTAGAATTTCTCCGTCAACCTCTCGAAGACGGCTATGTTAGCATTTCCAGAACTCGTCAATCGGTGGTCTTTCCTGCTCAATTTACTTTGATTGCTAGTACAAATCCTTGTCCCTGTGGCTATTTTGGTGATTCAATTCAACCCTGTACCTGTTCGCCGAGGCAGAGAGAACAATATTGGGCAAAATTATCAGGGCCTTTAATGGATCGGATTGATTTACAAGTGGTAGTTAGTCGTCTCAAAGCAGAAGAAATGACCAAACCAATTATAGGAGAAGATTCTCAAAGCGTTCGAGCAAGAGTCATGGCTGCACGCGATCGCTTTGCGCCTCGTTTTCAAGCTGAAACCCAAATTAGTTGTAACGCTCATATGCAATCTCATCACTTGCGACAGTTTTGTCAATTGGATGAGGCTAGTTCTAATTTACTAGAAGGAGCAATTAGGAAGCTTGGTTTATCTGCTAGAGCAATGGATCGCGTTTTAAAAGTTTCTCGGACTATTGCTGATTTAGCAGGAGATGAGCAGATCAAAAGTCATCATGTAGCTGAAGCAATTCAATATCGTACTCTAGACAGGATGCAATAA
- a CDS encoding 2-isopropylmalate synthase/homocitrate synthase family protein, with protein MISDRNIWLYDTTLRDGSQREGIALSLEDKLKIARQLDEMGIPFIEGGWPGANPKDVQFFWKLKEEPLQQAEVVAFCSTRRPHQIAAEERMLQSILAAGTLWITLFGKSWDLHVTEGLKTSLSENLAMIRDTIEYFRSQGRRVIYDAEHWFDGYKNNPEYALATLQTATEAGAEWLVLCDTNGGTLPHEISQIVNEVNQVIPQIQLGIHTHNDAGTAVANAIAAVIAGATMVQGTINGYGERCGNANLCTLIPNLQLKLSYDCIEAQQLTQLTKASRLVSEIVNLAPDDHAPFVGRSAFAHKAGVHVAAVEKNPLTYEHLQPELIGNQRRIVISDQSGLSNVLHYAEKFGIELAKQDPTCRKILEKLKTLENQGYQFEAAEASFELLMRSALGQRKEMFQLKGFQVHCEIHRDRDHFDGDALATIKVEVDGKDLLEVAEGNGPVSALDQAIRKALVKFYPEIAKFHLTDYKVRILDGTAGTAAKTRVLVESSNGQERWTTVGVSANILDASYQAVVEGIEYGLLLQSSLKTKVTTI; from the coding sequence ATGATTAGCGATCGCAATATTTGGCTTTATGACACTACCTTAAGAGATGGTTCGCAACGAGAAGGAATTGCTCTTTCTTTAGAAGACAAACTTAAAATTGCCCGTCAACTCGATGAGATGGGAATTCCGTTTATTGAAGGGGGTTGGCCAGGCGCAAATCCTAAAGATGTTCAATTTTTTTGGAAACTGAAAGAAGAACCTTTACAACAAGCTGAAGTAGTTGCTTTTTGTTCTACTCGTCGTCCTCATCAGATTGCTGCCGAAGAGCGAATGTTACAGTCGATTTTGGCTGCTGGTACGCTTTGGATTACTCTGTTTGGCAAATCTTGGGATTTACACGTTACCGAAGGCTTAAAAACCAGTTTGTCTGAAAATCTGGCAATGATTAGAGATACGATTGAATATTTTCGCTCTCAAGGCAGAAGAGTAATTTATGATGCCGAACATTGGTTTGATGGTTACAAAAATAATCCCGAATATGCTTTAGCAACTCTTCAAACTGCTACAGAAGCTGGTGCAGAATGGCTGGTTTTGTGTGATACCAATGGTGGGACGCTACCCCATGAAATTAGTCAGATTGTTAATGAGGTGAATCAAGTAATTCCCCAAATTCAATTAGGTATTCATACTCATAACGATGCGGGTACAGCCGTAGCTAATGCGATCGCAGCAGTGATAGCAGGGGCGACGATGGTACAAGGAACGATTAATGGTTATGGCGAACGATGTGGCAACGCTAATCTTTGTACCTTAATCCCTAATCTACAACTAAAACTTAGTTATGATTGTATCGAAGCCCAACAACTGACTCAGTTAACTAAAGCTAGTCGTTTAGTTAGTGAAATTGTTAATCTTGCTCCTGACGATCATGCACCATTTGTAGGACGTTCTGCTTTTGCCCATAAAGCTGGGGTACACGTCGCTGCGGTAGAAAAAAATCCTTTAACCTACGAGCATCTTCAACCAGAGTTAATTGGGAATCAAAGACGAATTGTCATTTCCGACCAGTCAGGTTTAAGTAATGTGTTACACTATGCAGAGAAATTTGGTATTGAGCTAGCTAAACAAGACCCTACTTGTAGAAAAATCCTAGAAAAACTCAAAACTTTAGAAAATCAAGGCTATCAATTTGAAGCTGCTGAAGCTAGTTTTGAATTATTGATGCGTTCTGCTTTAGGACAACGCAAAGAAATGTTTCAACTCAAAGGATTTCAAGTCCATTGCGAAATTCATCGGGACAGAGATCATTTTGATGGTGATGCTCTAGCGACGATTAAAGTAGAGGTTGATGGTAAAGATTTATTAGAAGTAGCAGAAGGTAACGGTCCTGTTTCGGCTCTTGACCAAGCTATTCGCAAAGCTCTCGTGAAATTTTATCCAGAAATTGCTAAATTTCACCTAACTGATTATAAAGTCAGAATTTTAGATGGAACAGCAGGAACCGCTGCTAAAACCCGTGTTCTTGTAGAATCGAGTAATGGTCAAGAACGTTGGACTACAGTAGGCGTATCTGCCAATATTCTTGATGCCTCTTATCAAGCCGTAGTCGAAGGAATCGAATATGGTTTACTATTACAGTCCTCTCTTAAGACAAAAGTAACTACTATATAA
- a CDS encoding O-methyltransferase family protein, which yields MANKTLGLDPQLYQYLLSISLNEPEILTQLREETAQHPMSNMQIAPEQGQLMALLVQLIGAKKTLEVGVFTGYSSLVVALALPPEGKIVACDVDPDYTAIARRYWEQAGVADKIDLRIAPALETLEQLIQQGQADTFDFAFIDADKRNYFHYYEYALQLVRPGGLIAIDNVLWSGRVADLQDTDKRTQAIRDFNQKLSQDPRVKISLLPIADGLTLAMKI from the coding sequence ATGGCAAACAAAACCCTGGGACTAGATCCGCAACTGTATCAATATCTCCTTTCCATTTCTCTCAACGAACCAGAAATTTTGACTCAATTGAGGGAAGAAACCGCCCAACATCCCATGAGTAATATGCAAATTGCTCCCGAACAAGGACAATTGATGGCTTTATTAGTCCAGTTAATTGGGGCGAAAAAAACTTTAGAAGTGGGAGTTTTTACTGGTTATAGTTCTCTCGTAGTCGCCTTAGCTTTACCGCCAGAAGGAAAAATAGTTGCCTGTGATGTCGATCCAGACTATACTGCGATCGCTCGTCGTTATTGGGAACAAGCAGGAGTTGCTGATAAAATCGACTTGCGGATTGCACCTGCTTTAGAAACTTTAGAACAACTGATTCAACAAGGACAAGCCGATACTTTTGATTTTGCTTTTATTGATGCAGACAAAAGAAATTATTTTCATTATTATGAATACGCTCTACAGTTAGTCCGTCCTGGTGGTTTAATTGCGATCGATAATGTTTTATGGTCGGGTAGAGTAGCAGATCTGCAAGACACAGATAAACGAACTCAAGCAATTCGAGATTTTAATCAAAAACTCTCTCAAGATCCACGAGTAAAAATTAGTTTGTTGCCTATCGCTGATGGTTTGACTTTGGCAATGAAAATTTAA
- a CDS encoding Na+/H+ antiporter: protein MALESAVDVAITQNLERFLVVLSVSLGVVTISQISSWFRQIPYTLLLVIVGLGLAFVDIHLGSLSPELILEIFLPPLLFEAAWNIRWQELKENWIFVTFFAVFGVIISIFGVAVAVKEFTSLSLAAALLIGSSLATTDSVAVISLFREVGASKRLKVLMEGESLFNDGVAVVAFVLLTEILVGTQELSASNTLLRFCTFVGIGVATGCLIGFGISYLTQRVDLPLVEQSLTLVSAYGTYLITEELGGSGVIGVAIAGLILGNFGSRIGMSPRVRLLVTEFWEFIAFFVNSIVFLLIGDQINFFSLSDNLIPIGITVVAVLGTRIVSIYGLGALGNLIAENKVSLQEQTILWWGGLRGSFSIALALSVPAIFPGRQAIIETVFGVVLFTLLIQGLTTKWLLKKLNLIDEQSISQEYSELIARRTALKRMLDYFVQLDLARDIEAETYQYQRMVVKEQLENLEEKIVNLKTQYPQLRSLDLEQIQQNLLDIEANTYAEFIRAGRLNNNLSPFVREFLAEEHLSPIEINSDLLTIKKEEL from the coding sequence ATGGCTCTAGAGTCTGCTGTCGATGTAGCCATTACACAAAATCTAGAACGATTTCTAGTTGTTCTTTCAGTATCTCTTGGGGTGGTCACCATCTCACAAATTTCTAGCTGGTTTCGCCAAATTCCCTACACGTTGTTACTAGTTATTGTGGGACTCGGTTTGGCTTTTGTGGATATCCACTTGGGTAGTCTCTCACCAGAATTAATTTTAGAAATATTTCTGCCTCCTCTGCTTTTTGAAGCTGCTTGGAATATTCGTTGGCAGGAACTCAAAGAAAATTGGATCTTTGTAACTTTTTTTGCCGTATTTGGGGTAATCATTTCTATTTTTGGGGTTGCTGTTGCTGTTAAAGAATTTACTTCTCTATCTCTCGCTGCTGCCCTATTAATTGGTTCAAGTTTGGCGACAACAGACTCAGTTGCGGTTATTTCCTTATTTCGCGAAGTTGGGGCAAGTAAGCGATTAAAAGTATTGATGGAGGGAGAAAGTTTATTTAATGATGGAGTAGCAGTTGTTGCTTTTGTTTTGCTCACAGAGATACTGGTAGGAACACAAGAATTATCTGCTTCCAACACTCTCCTTCGTTTTTGTACCTTTGTAGGTATTGGTGTTGCAACAGGTTGCTTAATTGGATTTGGGATTTCTTATCTAACTCAGCGCGTTGATTTACCGTTAGTAGAACAGTCCTTAACTTTAGTTTCAGCCTATGGAACTTATTTAATTACAGAAGAATTAGGTGGTTCTGGGGTCATTGGAGTTGCGATCGCAGGGTTGATTTTAGGTAATTTTGGCTCTCGAATTGGCATGAGTCCTAGAGTTAGGCTTTTAGTAACCGAGTTTTGGGAGTTTATTGCCTTTTTTGTTAATTCAATTGTTTTCTTGCTGATTGGCGATCAAATTAACTTTTTTAGTTTAAGTGATAATTTAATCCCAATTGGTATAACTGTTGTAGCTGTACTAGGCACCCGAATAGTTTCTATCTATGGTTTAGGTGCTTTGGGTAATTTAATAGCCGAAAATAAAGTTAGTCTTCAAGAACAAACAATTCTCTGGTGGGGTGGTTTAAGGGGTTCATTTTCTATTGCCTTAGCCTTGAGTGTACCTGCCATTTTTCCAGGAAGACAAGCGATTATTGAGACTGTGTTTGGAGTAGTTTTGTTTACTTTGTTAATACAGGGACTAACTACTAAATGGTTGCTGAAAAAATTGAATCTGATTGATGAGCAATCTATCTCTCAAGAATACTCTGAATTAATTGCCCGTCGTACTGCACTGAAGCGAATGTTGGATTACTTTGTTCAATTAGATCTGGCAAGAGATATTGAAGCAGAAACTTATCAATATCAGAGAATGGTAGTCAAAGAACAACTAGAAAATTTAGAAGAGAAAATTGTCAATTTAAAAACTCAATATCCTCAATTACGATCGCTAGATCTAGAACAAATACAACAAAATCTTTTAGATATCGAAGCCAATACCTATGCCGAATTCATTCGTGCTGGACGCTTGAATAATAATCTTTCACCATTTGTGAGAGAGTTTTTAGCCGAAGAACATTTATCACCGATTGAAATAAACTCCGATCTTCTTACTATTAAAAAAGAAGAGCTTTAA
- a CDS encoding Glutathione S-transferase domain protein: protein MSKSLPAKYIVRLGKFVWTTMWQIMMSQLAPPSREGEYLRPSSQFRNFINSEENNLYPPAIGRYRLYVGMGCPWAHRTLVTRVLKGLEEVISVATVYPSSNKGIWIFDNPEEGCHTLPELYQLAQPGYRGRCTVPVLWDTQTKTIVNNESSEIIEMLNSEFNQWATHPELDLYPEASKTEIDAWNEKVYHAVNNGVYRCGFAQTQSAYNKACEELFQTLDEIDRVLADKRYLCGEQVTLADVRLFTTLFRFDVVYYGLFKCNLRRIQDYANLGRYLRDLYQLPGVATTCDLESIKRDYYGNLFPLNPGGIIPLGPDLANL from the coding sequence ATGTCCAAATCTCTTCCTGCTAAATATATTGTCAGATTAGGTAAATTTGTCTGGACAACGATGTGGCAAATTATGATGTCACAGTTGGCACCACCTAGTCGTGAGGGTGAATATTTGCGCCCTTCTAGTCAATTTAGAAATTTTATTAACTCAGAAGAAAACAATCTCTATCCACCAGCAATAGGGCGTTATCGTCTTTATGTAGGCATGGGATGTCCTTGGGCGCATCGTACTCTAGTAACTAGGGTTTTAAAAGGTTTAGAAGAAGTTATTTCTGTAGCAACGGTTTATCCTTCTAGTAATAAAGGAATTTGGATTTTTGACAATCCCGAAGAAGGTTGTCATACCTTACCCGAACTATATCAATTAGCTCAACCAGGATATCGTGGACGTTGTACTGTTCCTGTATTATGGGATACTCAAACCAAAACTATTGTTAACAATGAAAGTTCTGAAATCATCGAGATGCTTAATTCTGAATTTAATCAATGGGCAACTCATCCAGAATTAGATTTATACCCAGAAGCTTCAAAAACTGAAATCGATGCTTGGAACGAAAAAGTTTATCATGCGGTTAACAACGGTGTTTATCGTTGTGGTTTTGCTCAAACTCAGTCAGCTTATAATAAAGCCTGTGAAGAACTGTTCCAGACTTTGGATGAAATAGATCGAGTATTAGCAGACAAGCGTTATTTGTGTGGCGAACAAGTAACTTTAGCGGATGTGCGTTTATTTACAACTTTATTCCGTTTTGATGTGGTTTATTACGGTTTATTTAAATGTAACCTGCGTCGTATTCAAGATTATGCCAATTTAGGCAGATATCTGCGAGATTTATATCAATTACCTGGAGTTGCTACTACTTGCGATCTAGAAAGTATTAAACGAGATTATTATGGCAATCTTTTTCCTCTCAATCCAGGAGGAATTATTCCCTTGGGGCCAGATTTAGCTAATTTATAA